In Haemophilus parainfluenzae, the sequence TTGAGCGTTTACGTCCTGTGATTGCAGCGGCTATCGCACACCATCGCCGTACCCAACAGTTCAAATAACATAAGGATTTTACTATGACTAAAAAAATTAAAATGACAGAACTGGTGCTTCGTGATGCCCACCAATCACTTTTCGCAACTCGCTTGCGTCTTGATGATATGTTGCCAATTGCCCATGAATTAGACGATATTGGTTATTGGTCATTGGAAGCTTGGGGCGGTGCAACATTTGATAGCTGTATTCGCTTCTTGGGTGAAGATCCATGGGTACGTTTGCGTGAATTGAAAAAAGCCTGTCCAAAAACCCCATTACAAATGTTATTACGTGGTCAGAACCTATTAGGCTATCGTCACTATGCTGATGACGTGGTAGAACGTTTCGTAGAACGTTGTGTAGCGAATGGTATGGATGTTTTCCGCGTATTCGATGCGCTCAATGATCCGCGTAATATGAAAGCAGCGTTGCAAGCAGTACGTAAATTTGGTGGTCATGCTCAAGGGACATTAAGTTATACCACAAGCCCAGTTCATACCATGCAAACCTGGCTCGACACCACAGAACAATTACTTGAAATCGGTATCGACAGTTTGGTCATCAAAGACATGTCCGGTATTTTAAATCCAATGGCAGCGGCAGACTTAGTACGCGAAATCAAAAAACGTTTCGACGTAGAATTGCATTTACACTGCCACTCTACCACTGGTATGGCAGAAATGGCGTTATTAAAAGCGGTTGAAGCTGGTGTAGATGGTATTGATACGGCGATTTCTTCTATGTCAGGTACTTATGGCCACCCAGCGACAGAATCCATGGTCGCCACCTTACAAGGCACTGAATATGACACAGGTTTAGATATTCCTCGCTTGGAAAAAATTGCTGCCTATTTCCGTAATGTACGTAAAAAATACGCTAAATTTGAAGGTCAATTACGCGGTGTCGATAGCCGTATTTTAGTGGCACAAGTGCCAGGCGGCATGCTCACTAACTTGGAAAACCAATTAAAACAACAAAATGCGTCCGATAAATTAGATTTGGTGTTAGAAGAAATTCCTCGTGTGCGCAAAGATTTGGGTTATATTCCACTCGTTACACCAACCTCTCAAATTGTTGGTACACAGTCTGTTATTAACGTACTTACTGGCGAACGCTACAAAACTATCGCCAAAGAAACTGCCGGTATTTTAAAAGGTGAATACGGTAAAACGCCTGCACCGGTAGATAGTGCGTTGCAAGCTCGCGTACTAGAAGG encodes:
- the oadA gene encoding sodium-extruding oxaloacetate decarboxylase subunit alpha gives rise to the protein MTKKIKMTELVLRDAHQSLFATRLRLDDMLPIAHELDDIGYWSLEAWGGATFDSCIRFLGEDPWVRLRELKKACPKTPLQMLLRGQNLLGYRHYADDVVERFVERCVANGMDVFRVFDALNDPRNMKAALQAVRKFGGHAQGTLSYTTSPVHTMQTWLDTTEQLLEIGIDSLVIKDMSGILNPMAAADLVREIKKRFDVELHLHCHSTTGMAEMALLKAVEAGVDGIDTAISSMSGTYGHPATESMVATLQGTEYDTGLDIPRLEKIAAYFRNVRKKYAKFEGQLRGVDSRILVAQVPGGMLTNLENQLKQQNASDKLDLVLEEIPRVRKDLGYIPLVTPTSQIVGTQSVINVLTGERYKTIAKETAGILKGEYGKTPAPVDSALQARVLEGAAPVTDRPADHIAPEMAKIEAEVAEQAKAKGVKLADNAVDDALIVALFPQIAWKFLENRNNPAAFEPAPTGNESAVENKPVSKAAPTASGSAVYTVELEGKAFVVKVSEGGDISHVATTAQQAAPQATPAPATGGTPVTAPMAGNIWKVVATEGQTVAAGDVLFILEAMKMETEVKAAQAGTVRGICVKAGDAVAVGDTVMTLA